A genomic stretch from Candidatus Hydrogenedentota bacterium includes:
- the asnB gene encoding asparagine synthase (glutamine-hydrolyzing) yields the protein MCGILGYVGHRLDNAALNRAIQSMRHRGPDGSGSFRDDAAGVGLGHARLSIIDLGTGAQPLFSEDHDIALVCNGEIYDFERIRNDLSAKGHTFRTGSDSEVIIHLYQEYGDAFVEHLRGEFAFLLYDSAGQKLVAVRDRFGIKPLFFHATTGNYLFASEAKAIFATGVVKPRIDVLAIRDYFCGVIPDSIFEGIAIVPPGCMMTVDLKTKSHRIEPYWDLYLPRDAELVSERSVPEHAAAVRTAFDEAVRLRLRADVPVGVYLSGGIDSAIVAATAARHFPGRVKVFNIEFPGDHAWNEYQVAKNMAEKIGAEFHSVRCDSDTLLQNMVDCLWITELPFANFHGVGKYLLSRLAREHVTVVLTGEGSDELFLGYVCFQENKGGMSHHIADRLKRQPVRSARKLQYVIDALGFMPMPEHSETLAPARLRFLARMFGRGVRSRLSETHPVDMLKRRIDRKQTDGNSHARQVQYYWIKSMLAPYLLCMLGDRAEMGHSIEGRTPFLDHHLFELTRTIPDGVKIHDGIEKHVLREAFRDDLTNELYHRAKWPYSAPPMRIQMGQNPILDALLNKYLSKKSIELAGIFSYTAVRSMLAIARWLPFEVEVVRNTHSALLLILTVQILDDLFVQNFEASYETYRRSVTLPELEPAHA from the coding sequence ATGTGCGGCATTCTCGGCTATGTGGGCCATAGATTAGACAATGCGGCGCTCAACCGCGCCATTCAATCCATGCGCCACCGCGGGCCCGACGGCTCGGGTTCGTTTCGAGACGACGCCGCCGGTGTCGGCCTGGGCCACGCCCGCCTGTCCATCATTGACCTCGGAACGGGCGCGCAACCCCTCTTCTCCGAAGACCACGACATCGCCCTCGTGTGCAACGGCGAAATCTACGACTTCGAACGCATTCGCAATGACTTGAGCGCAAAAGGGCACACCTTTCGCACGGGAAGCGATTCCGAAGTCATCATCCACTTGTATCAGGAGTATGGCGATGCGTTCGTGGAACACTTGCGTGGCGAGTTTGCATTCCTCCTATACGACTCCGCCGGCCAGAAGCTCGTCGCGGTCCGCGACCGGTTCGGAATTAAACCTCTCTTTTTTCACGCGACCACGGGGAACTATCTCTTCGCGTCGGAAGCGAAAGCAATCTTCGCGACCGGCGTCGTAAAGCCGCGCATCGACGTGCTCGCCATTCGGGACTATTTCTGTGGCGTCATACCCGATTCGATCTTCGAGGGGATTGCCATAGTTCCGCCCGGTTGTATGATGACGGTCGATCTCAAAACGAAGTCTCATCGGATTGAACCGTACTGGGACCTCTATCTTCCTCGCGACGCCGAACTCGTCTCCGAGCGTTCGGTCCCAGAACATGCAGCCGCGGTCCGCACTGCGTTCGACGAGGCCGTGCGTCTGCGCCTGCGCGCGGACGTGCCGGTCGGCGTGTACCTCAGCGGGGGAATCGACTCCGCGATCGTCGCCGCCACGGCGGCCAGGCATTTCCCGGGAAGAGTCAAGGTTTTCAACATCGAATTTCCCGGCGACCACGCATGGAACGAGTATCAGGTCGCGAAGAACATGGCGGAGAAAATTGGCGCGGAGTTCCATTCGGTACGCTGCGATTCGGATACGCTCCTCCAAAACATGGTGGATTGCCTCTGGATTACGGAGCTTCCCTTCGCGAATTTTCACGGCGTGGGCAAGTACCTGTTGTCGCGCCTCGCGCGCGAACACGTTACGGTCGTCTTGACCGGCGAAGGATCGGACGAGTTATTCCTCGGCTACGTCTGCTTTCAGGAAAACAAGGGCGGCATGTCACACCACATCGCCGATCGCCTCAAAAGGCAGCCGGTCCGCTCCGCGCGCAAGCTGCAATACGTCATCGATGCTCTTGGCTTTATGCCGATGCCCGAACACAGTGAAACGCTTGCCCCTGCGCGGCTGCGGTTTCTCGCCAGAATGTTCGGCCGCGGCGTCCGCTCGAGACTTTCCGAGACCCACCCCGTGGACATGCTCAAGCGGCGCATCGACCGTAAACAGACAGACGGCAACAGCCACGCGCGCCAGGTGCAGTACTACTGGATAAAATCCATGTTGGCGCCATATCTATTGTGCATGCTCGGAGACCGTGCGGAGATGGGCCATTCCATTGAGGGGCGCACGCCATTCCTCGATCACCACCTCTTCGAGTTGACGCGGACAATTCCCGACGGCGTGAAAATTCACGATGGAATCGAGAAGCACGTCCTTCGCGAAGCGTTTCGCGACGATCTCACCAACGAACTGTATCATCGGGCAAAATGGCCGTACTCCGCGCCGCCAATGCGAATTCAAATGGGTCAGAACCCAATCCTCGACGCGCTGTTAAACAAATACTTGTCGAAGAAGTCGATTGAACTCGCCGGGATTTTTAGCTATACCGCGGTGCGCAGTATGCTTGCGATCGCACGGTGGTTGCCGTTCGAAGTCGAGGTCGTGCGCAACACCCATTCGGCGCTGCTGCTCATACTTACCGTGCAGATACTCGACGACCTGTTTGTCCAGAATTTCGAGGCATCCTATGAAACGTACCGGCGATCAGTCACACTCCCGGAACTCGAACCCGCACATGCATAG
- a CDS encoding sugar phosphate isomerase/epimerase, translating to MPNRAVSRRTFLAHATMTGTSLTILTMLGQRAGAQTKSAFPKAIIWGMLPEALSDEDKIKLAKACGFDGIEMPPLPPDDHAKELAGLAKKHGIKMHSVIYGGWSAPMSHPDPAKVDQGKAEIENALQLAKILGADNILLVPAVVNEEVRYIEAYERSQKNIRTLLPLAKELNIVIAIEEVWNEFLLSPIEFAKYIDEFNDAIVRAYFDVGNIVAFGYPQDWIRTLGKRIVKVHLKDFKKKEREWVNLGDGSVNWPEVRKAFGEVGFKDFCTAELASGDEAYHKDLSGRIDRLLA from the coding sequence ATGCCAAACCGAGCGGTGTCCCGCAGAACGTTTCTGGCCCATGCGACGATGACAGGCACCAGCCTCACCATCCTAACCATGCTTGGTCAGCGTGCCGGCGCACAGACAAAAAGCGCATTCCCAAAGGCCATCATCTGGGGCATGCTGCCGGAGGCGCTGTCCGACGAAGACAAAATCAAACTTGCCAAAGCGTGCGGCTTCGACGGTATCGAAATGCCGCCCTTGCCCCCGGACGACCACGCGAAGGAATTGGCCGGTCTCGCCAAAAAACACGGCATCAAAATGCACTCCGTCATTTACGGCGGTTGGAGCGCGCCGATGTCCCACCCCGACCCGGCGAAAGTCGACCAGGGCAAGGCAGAGATTGAGAACGCGTTGCAGCTCGCGAAGATTCTCGGTGCGGACAATATTCTCCTCGTGCCTGCCGTCGTGAACGAAGAAGTTCGCTACATCGAAGCCTACGAACGCTCGCAAAAAAACATCAGGACGTTGCTTCCCCTTGCGAAGGAATTGAATATCGTTATCGCCATCGAGGAAGTCTGGAATGAATTCCTCCTCAGCCCCATCGAATTCGCAAAGTATATCGATGAATTCAACGACGCCATCGTCCGCGCCTACTTCGACGTCGGCAACATCGTCGCCTTCGGTTATCCGCAGGACTGGATTCGTACGCTGGGCAAACGCATCGTCAAGGTCCACTTGAAGGACTTCAAGAAGAAAGAGCGCGAGTGGGTCAACCTCGGCGACGGCAGCGTAAACTGGCCGGAGGTGCGCAAGGCGTTCGGTGAGGTCGGTTTCAAAGACTTCTGCACCGCCGAACTCGCGAGCGGCGACGAGGCATACCACAAAGACCTCTCGGGCCGAATAGATCGATTACTCGCGTAA
- a CDS encoding 3-hydroxyacyl-CoA dehydrogenase encodes MEIAGKGFVVSGGASGLGEATARIIAQSGGKVVIADMNAEHGSRVAGELGASAKFVQTDVTNEDQVHAAITAAVETFGGLHGAVSCAGVGMAMRIVSKMGPHPLDVFKTVIDINLIGTFNVMRFAATVMAQNEPNEGGERGVLINTASVAAYDGQIGQIAYAASKAAIVGMTLPAARDLSKLGIRCVTIAPGLFDTPLMAMLPDEAKKSLGESVPFPNRLGQPAEFAQLAKQIIELPMLNGETIRLDGALRMAPK; translated from the coding sequence ATGGAAATTGCGGGCAAGGGATTTGTAGTCAGTGGGGGAGCATCGGGACTGGGCGAGGCGACCGCGCGGATCATCGCGCAGAGCGGCGGCAAGGTCGTCATTGCGGACATGAATGCCGAGCACGGTAGTCGAGTCGCGGGTGAGCTTGGCGCGAGCGCGAAGTTCGTGCAGACGGACGTCACCAACGAGGACCAAGTCCATGCGGCGATCACAGCCGCCGTGGAAACGTTCGGCGGATTGCACGGGGCGGTCAGTTGCGCGGGCGTGGGCATGGCGATGCGGATTGTGAGCAAGATGGGACCGCACCCGCTCGACGTATTCAAGACTGTGATCGATATTAATCTTATCGGCACGTTTAATGTGATGCGGTTTGCGGCGACCGTCATGGCGCAGAATGAACCAAACGAGGGCGGCGAACGCGGGGTGCTCATCAACACCGCGTCGGTCGCGGCCTACGACGGACAGATCGGGCAGATCGCGTACGCCGCGTCGAAGGCGGCGATTGTGGGCATGACGTTGCCGGCGGCGCGTGACTTGTCCAAGCTCGGCATTCGTTGCGTCACCATTGCGCCGGGATTGTTCGACACGCCGCTCATGGCGATGTTGCCGGACGAGGCAAAGAAGTCGTTGGGAGAGTCGGTGCCGTTCCCGAACCGTTTGGGCCAGCCGGCGGAGTTTGCGCAGTTGGCGAAGCAGATCATCGAACTGCCCATGCTGAACGGCGAGACGATACGGTTGGACGGTGCGCTGCGGATGGCCCCGAAGTAG
- a CDS encoding VOC family protein produces MRFEVFLNGERKCTADLDVPGMLFADVNYFHCSPDALAINRQRNPDFQERHLRFHVSRLEDVEGYSASSLHRDYLSSDLQPGDEVTIRILPAGKCDEPIPPGKTMDEILQESEQNSRPKVRDKWGEVPLNLGMYPPYKLRLNAKLRRKCNRFFTEVLGCVVHRVRRPRTVYYTFNYQSQLLVEYSDDVEAVSSPNLVMTLVTRNIKELAERLINYGLEVTADPEVESFEFTAPGGVMFRVCSVPLIAREYVALRDRA; encoded by the coding sequence ATGCGTTTCGAGGTGTTTCTGAACGGAGAGCGAAAGTGCACGGCGGACTTGGACGTGCCGGGTATGCTCTTTGCAGATGTTAACTACTTCCACTGTAGCCCCGATGCGCTCGCGATCAACCGGCAGAGAAATCCGGATTTCCAGGAGCGGCATTTGCGTTTTCACGTTTCTCGTCTTGAGGATGTTGAGGGATATAGTGCGTCAAGTTTACATCGGGATTATTTGAGTTCGGACCTCCAACCCGGGGACGAAGTGACTATTAGAATTCTTCCGGCAGGCAAGTGCGACGAGCCTATACCACCTGGCAAGACAATGGATGAGATATTGCAGGAATCGGAGCAGAACTCGCGGCCCAAGGTGCGCGACAAGTGGGGTGAAGTTCCTCTCAACCTTGGCATGTACCCCCCTTACAAACTTCGTTTGAACGCTAAATTGCGCCGCAAATGCAACCGGTTCTTTACGGAAGTCCTCGGTTGTGTGGTCCATCGCGTACGGCGTCCCCGGACCGTTTACTATACGTTCAATTATCAAAGTCAGCTATTGGTTGAGTACTCGGACGATGTAGAAGCAGTTAGCTCGCCTAATCTCGTGATGACCCTCGTAACGCGGAATATAAAGGAGCTTGCGGAACGATTGATCAACTATGGCCTTGAAGTTACGGCCGATCCGGAGGTGGAATCCTTCGAGTTTACTGCGCCGGGTGGAGTCATGTTTCGCGTATGTTCCGTGCCTTTGATAGCGCGAGAGTACGTGGCGCTTCGAGATCGAGCGTGA